A section of the Paramisgurnus dabryanus chromosome 4, PD_genome_1.1, whole genome shotgun sequence genome encodes:
- the LOC135786264 gene encoding tripartite motif-containing protein 16-like protein → MAEVRVSVELDQFKCPICLELLTNPVSITCGHSFCTSCIQRKWDTDAYTGDYSCPLCRQKFSSRPVLGQNIVLAEMVNKMKMMNLHAAGRQLAGPDDEQCYICTGEKCKAIKTCLVCLASYCEVHLNLHNELNPGNKHRVINATGKLEDKICIYHHKLKDMYCFEDQRSMQLKLSQIKVNQIIQRTENVLKGLQIIEEDFKRSTKVLEKDSEKTFEDLISYIRKQQFMMTYMIKLRKQKDIQRSDNIQKQLQMELAVLKNRADELNQLSCTEDDSYFLQRMALLCEAPVSESLFKITVNTSIFEDLKKSVSNMKTQTEQLCNHEMQLLKTDIQLIQTSTPVIREDFLRYFQPLTLDPNTVHKNLTHNNSMLIWSDDWHNYPDHPDRFETAAMALCIQGLTTCSYWEVEWGGPQVSIAVTYKEISRGVCCVALGCDKKSWGLFCNHSNSYFYHDSKEIDILEKVYSRIGVYLDYSEGILSFYNVSDTMHLIHQIKDKFSEPLYPCFWVFDGSYVKLCHFNENVSHQPILKGIKDPSEVKCSGLSQFHVRQYHRK, encoded by the exons ATGGCTGAAGTGAGGGTCTCTGTTGAGCTGGATCAGTTTAAATGTCCAATCTGCTTGGAGCTTCTGACCAATCCTGTGTCTATAACCTGTGGACACAGTTTCTGCACAAGCTGTATCCAGCGCAAATGGGATACAGATGCATATACAGGAGATTACAGCTGTCCTTTATGTAGGCAGAAGTTCTCTTCAAGACCGGTGCTAGGCCAAAACATTGTGCTGGCTGAGATGGTGAACAAAATGAAGATGATGAACCTTCACGCTGCTGGCAGACAGCTGGCTGGACCTGATGACGAACAATGTTACATTTGTACAGGGGAAAAATGTAAAGCTATCAAGACCTGCCTGGTGTGTCTTGCATCATACTGTGAAGTGCATTTAAACCTTCACAATGAGCTGAACCCGGGAAATAAGCACAGAGTCATTAATGCCACAGGCAAGCTTGAAGACAAGATCTGCATCTATCACCACAAACTCAAGGATATGTATTGCTTTGAAGATCAGAGAAGT ATGCAGCTAAAACTTTCACAAATAAAAGTTAACCAGATTATCCAGAGAACAGAAAATGTTCTTAAGGGACTACAGATAATTGAAGAGGactttaag AGATCAACAAAGGTACTAGAGAAAGACAGTGAGAAAACATTTGAAGATCTGATCAGCTACATTAGGAAACAACAGTTTATGATGACATACATGATTAAATTAAGGAAGCAGAAAGATATACAGAGATCCGACAACATTCAGAAGCAACTTCAGATGGAGCTTGCTGTGTTGAAAAACAGAGCAGATGAACTGAACCAGCTTTCATGCACAGAGGATGACAGCTACTTCCTTCAG AGAATGGCACTTCTATGTGAAGCACCAGTCTCTGAGTCTCTATTTAAAATCACAGTCAACACATCTATCTTTGAAGATTTGAAAAAATCTGTATCCAACATGAAAACACAAACAGAGCAGCTATGCAACCATGAAATGCAGTTATTAAAAACAG ACATCCAGCTAATCCAGACTTCTACTCCAGTAATTAGAGAAGATTTCTTAAGAT ATTTCCAACCGCTGACACTGGACCCCAACACTGTTCATAAGAATCTGACCCATAATAACAGCATGCTGATATGGAGTGATGATTGGCACAACTACCCAGATCATCCAGATAGGTTTGAAACCGCAGCTATGGCACTGTGCATTCAGGGTTTGACTACATGCAGCTACTGGGAAGTTGAATGGGGAGGTCCACAGGTCTCTATAGCAGTCACATATAAAGAGATTAGTAGGGGGGTATGTTGTGTGGCTCTTGGGTGTGATAAAAAGTCTTGGGGTTTGTTCTGTAACCATTCCAATAGCTACTTCTATCATGATAGCAAAGAAATTGATATTCTTGAAAAAGTCTACTCAAGAATTGGAGTTTATCTGGATTACAGTGAAGGAATTCTGTCCTTCTACAATGTCTCTGACACAATGCACCTGATCCACCAAATCAAGGACAAGTTTTCTGAGCCACTTTACCCTTGTTTTTGGGTCTTTGATGGCTCATATGTGAAACTGTGTCATTTTAATGAGAATGTGTCTCATCAGCCCATTCTAAAAGGCATTAAAGACCCTAGTGAAGTGAAATGCTCAGGGCTTTCTCAATTTCATGTTCGGCAATATCATAGAAAGTAA
- the LOC135785726 gene encoding tripartite motif-containing protein 16-like isoform X1, which produces MVCLASYCEVHLKLHNELNPGNRHRVINVIGKLKDKICTNHHKLKDAYCCEDQRSVCVDCIRWKHNGHHITTNHEARHKQQEQLNNIQMKVNQRIQETENTLKTLQKAKEDFKKSSQALEKDNEETCEELINYIRRQQSVIRNMIKEKEQKEIQRSDSIQKQLQVELVVHKNRADELTELSWTEDDIYFLQRLPQLCASSEFPALPNITVNTSVFEDMKKSVSNMKTQVAQLCKRDMKISITDIQLIQTSAPVMREDFQRYLPPLTLDPKTVHKNLTLSDNNSTLTWIDGDNNYQFTPERFSHLAQALCMQGLSKCSYWEVEWGGTQIYIAVAYKGVERHGCSSCLGLGHNEKSWSLCCSPSRSYVCHNYKETDVYVKVCQRVGVYLDYAAGTLSFYNVSNTTMYLIHQISGKFSEPLYPGFWVFDGSYVRLCHFSKNVAIKDFKDKSHVKCNVLSQFYFLRDNDSDPIIPEGREWR; this is translated from the exons ATGGTGTGCCTCGCGTCTTACTGTGAAGTGCACTTGAAACTTCACAATGAATTGAACCCAGGGAATAGGCACAGGGTGATCAATGTCATAGGCAAGCTTAAAGACAAGATCTGCACAAATCACCACAAACTCAAAGATGCTTATTGCTGCGAAGATCAGAGAAGTGTGTGTGTAGATTGTATAAGGTGGAAACACAATGGACACCATATTACCACGAATCATGAAGCAAGACATAAACAGCAA GAGCagctaaataatatacaaatgAAAGTTAACCAGAGGATCCAGGAAACAGAAAACACCTTGAAGACACTCCAAAAGGCTAAAGAGGACTTTAAG AAGTCATCACAGGCTCTGGAGAAAGACAACGAGGAAACCTGTGAAGAACTGATCAACTACATAAGGAGACAACAATCTGTGATCAGAAACATGATTAAAGAAAAAGAGCAGAAAGAAATACAGAGATCAGACAGCATTCAGAAGCAACTTCAGGTGGAGCTTGTTGTGCATAAAAACAGAGCAGATGAACTGACGGAGCTTTCATGGACAGAGGATGACATCTACTTCCTCCAG AGATTGCCTCAACTCTGTGCATCGTCAGAGTTTCCGGCTCTACCAAATATCACAGTTAATACATCCGTCTTTGAAGATATGAAAAAATCTGTGTCTAACATGAAAACTCAAGTAGCACAGCTGTGCAAGCGTGATATGAAGATATCCATAACAG ACATCCAGCTAATTCAGACTTCAGCTCCAGTAATGAGAGAAGATTTCCAAAGAT ATCTCCCACCTCTGACATTGGACCCCAAAACTGTTCATAAAAATCTTACCCTGAGTGATAATAACAGCACGCTGACATGGATAGATGGTGACAACAACTACCAATTTACTCCAGAGAGATTTTCACACTTAGCTCAGGCTCTTTGCATGCAGGGTTTGAGTAAATGCAGCTATTGGGAAGTTGAATGGGGAGGTACACAGATCTACATAGCAGTCGCATATAAAGGGGTTGAAAGACATGGATGTTCCAGCTGTTTGGGTCTTGGACATAATGAAAAGTCTTGGAGTTTGTGCTGTAGCCCTTCCAGGAGCTACGTCTGTCATAACTATAAAGAAACTGATGTTTATGTAAAAGTCTGCCAAAGAGTTGGAGTTTATCTGGATTACGCAGCAGGAACTCTGTCCTTCTACAATGTCTCAAACACCACAATGTACCTAATCCACCAAATCAGTGGCAAGTTTTCTGAGCCACTGTACCCTGGTTTTTGGGTGTTTGATGGCTCATATGTGAGACTGTGTCATTTTAGTAAGAATGTGGctattaaagattttaaagaTAAAAGTCATGTGAAATGCAATGTATTGTCTCAGTTTTACTTTTTACGTGATAACGACTCAGATCCGATAATACCTGAAGGTAGGGAATGGAGATGA
- the LOC135785726 gene encoding tripartite motif-containing protein 16-like isoform X2, giving the protein MVCLASYCEVHLKLHNELNPGNRHRVINVIGKLKDKICTNHHKLKDAYCCEDQRSVCVDCIRWKHNGHHITTNHEARHKQQEQLNNIQMKVNQRIQETENTLKTLQKAKEDFKKSSQALEKDNEETCEELINYIRRQQSVIRNMIKEKEQKEIQRSDSIQKQLQVELVVHKNRADELTELSWTEDDIYFLQRLPQLCASSEFPALPNITVNTSVFEDMKKSVSNMKTQVAQLCKRDMKISITDLPPLTLDPKTVHKNLTLSDNNSTLTWIDGDNNYQFTPERFSHLAQALCMQGLSKCSYWEVEWGGTQIYIAVAYKGVERHGCSSCLGLGHNEKSWSLCCSPSRSYVCHNYKETDVYVKVCQRVGVYLDYAAGTLSFYNVSNTTMYLIHQISGKFSEPLYPGFWVFDGSYVRLCHFSKNVAIKDFKDKSHVKCNVLSQFYFLRDNDSDPIIPEGREWR; this is encoded by the exons ATGGTGTGCCTCGCGTCTTACTGTGAAGTGCACTTGAAACTTCACAATGAATTGAACCCAGGGAATAGGCACAGGGTGATCAATGTCATAGGCAAGCTTAAAGACAAGATCTGCACAAATCACCACAAACTCAAAGATGCTTATTGCTGCGAAGATCAGAGAAGTGTGTGTGTAGATTGTATAAGGTGGAAACACAATGGACACCATATTACCACGAATCATGAAGCAAGACATAAACAGCAA GAGCagctaaataatatacaaatgAAAGTTAACCAGAGGATCCAGGAAACAGAAAACACCTTGAAGACACTCCAAAAGGCTAAAGAGGACTTTAAG AAGTCATCACAGGCTCTGGAGAAAGACAACGAGGAAACCTGTGAAGAACTGATCAACTACATAAGGAGACAACAATCTGTGATCAGAAACATGATTAAAGAAAAAGAGCAGAAAGAAATACAGAGATCAGACAGCATTCAGAAGCAACTTCAGGTGGAGCTTGTTGTGCATAAAAACAGAGCAGATGAACTGACGGAGCTTTCATGGACAGAGGATGACATCTACTTCCTCCAG AGATTGCCTCAACTCTGTGCATCGTCAGAGTTTCCGGCTCTACCAAATATCACAGTTAATACATCCGTCTTTGAAGATATGAAAAAATCTGTGTCTAACATGAAAACTCAAGTAGCACAGCTGTGCAAGCGTGATATGAAGATATCCATAACAG ATCTCCCACCTCTGACATTGGACCCCAAAACTGTTCATAAAAATCTTACCCTGAGTGATAATAACAGCACGCTGACATGGATAGATGGTGACAACAACTACCAATTTACTCCAGAGAGATTTTCACACTTAGCTCAGGCTCTTTGCATGCAGGGTTTGAGTAAATGCAGCTATTGGGAAGTTGAATGGGGAGGTACACAGATCTACATAGCAGTCGCATATAAAGGGGTTGAAAGACATGGATGTTCCAGCTGTTTGGGTCTTGGACATAATGAAAAGTCTTGGAGTTTGTGCTGTAGCCCTTCCAGGAGCTACGTCTGTCATAACTATAAAGAAACTGATGTTTATGTAAAAGTCTGCCAAAGAGTTGGAGTTTATCTGGATTACGCAGCAGGAACTCTGTCCTTCTACAATGTCTCAAACACCACAATGTACCTAATCCACCAAATCAGTGGCAAGTTTTCTGAGCCACTGTACCCTGGTTTTTGGGTGTTTGATGGCTCATATGTGAGACTGTGTCATTTTAGTAAGAATGTGGctattaaagattttaaagaTAAAAGTCATGTGAAATGCAATGTATTGTCTCAGTTTTACTTTTTACGTGATAACGACTCAGATCCGATAATACCTGAAGGTAGGGAATGGAGATGA